Proteins encoded in a region of the Pseudomonas sp. GOM7 genome:
- a CDS encoding adenosylcobinamide-GDP ribazoletransferase: MTALLIAVQFLTRLPVTLPGMPSPEQMGRSLLWYPTVGLLLGALLWAAHLLLGQVPEVLQAAIILTLWVGLSGGLHLDGLADTADAWVGGFGDRERTLSIMKDPRSGPIAIVVLVLLLLLKFAALSTLLQAGQGLYLLLLPWVGRSLLPLLLASTPYVRAGGLGQALVEYLPRRQLPWVLGGHALAMLLLGWSAAIGLGMALLLFLWLRRALLQRLGGTTGDTAGALVELAESVVLLTLALYWSA, translated from the coding sequence ATGACGGCCTTGTTGATTGCCGTGCAGTTTCTTACCCGCCTACCGGTCACCCTGCCGGGCATGCCGAGCCCGGAACAGATGGGGCGCTCGTTGCTCTGGTATCCCACGGTCGGGCTGCTGCTCGGTGCGCTGCTGTGGGCGGCGCACCTGCTGCTGGGCCAGGTGCCTGAGGTGTTGCAGGCGGCGATCATTCTGACCTTGTGGGTGGGGCTCAGCGGTGGGCTGCATCTGGATGGCCTGGCCGACACGGCCGATGCCTGGGTCGGTGGTTTCGGCGATCGTGAGCGCACCCTGAGCATCATGAAGGATCCGCGCAGCGGCCCCATCGCCATCGTCGTGCTGGTGCTGCTGCTCTTGCTCAAGTTCGCTGCGCTATCGACGCTGCTGCAAGCCGGGCAGGGCCTCTACCTGCTGCTGCTGCCCTGGGTGGGGCGCAGCCTGCTGCCGTTGCTGCTGGCGAGCACGCCTTACGTGCGCGCCGGAGGCCTGGGCCAGGCGCTGGTCGAGTATCTGCCGCGCCGGCAACTGCCCTGGGTGCTGGGTGGGCATGCCTTGGCCATGCTGCTGCTGGGCTGGAGTGCGGCCATTGGCCTGGGCATGGCGCTGCTGCTGTTTCTCTGGTTGCGACGGGCCCTGTTGCAGCGTCTGGGCGGCACTACCGGCGATACCGCGGGTGCGCTGGTGGAGTTGGCCGAATCCGTGGTGTTGTTGACCTTGGCGCTCTACTGGAGCGCTTGA
- a CDS encoding MFS transporter — protein MTHTWRSSTWLLLGASLILALSLGTRHGFGLFLPPMSAEFGWGREVFAFAIALQNLVWGLAQPVTGALADRFGARKAIIVGGVLYVLGLLCMGMANSPLSLSLSAGLLIGIGLSGTSFSVILGVVGRAVPVEKRSMAMGIAAAAGSFGQFAMLPGSLGLIGWLGWSSALLALGLLVALILPLAAMINEAPAPVSNLPQQTLLEALREAAGHSGFWLLALGFFVCGFQVVFVAVHLPAYLVDHHLPAITGTTVLALVGLFNIFGTYFAGWLGGRMAKPRLLSALYLLRGVVISLFLLAPLTQWSAYLFGIAMGLLWLSTVPLTNGTVATLFGVRNLSMLGGIVFLFHQLGSFLGGWLGGYLYDHTGSYDLVWQIAVGLSLMAAALNWPVREVPVARLQGAPA, from the coding sequence ATGACCCATACCTGGCGTTCATCCACCTGGCTGCTGCTCGGCGCTTCGCTGATTCTCGCGCTGTCGCTCGGCACCCGCCATGGCTTCGGCCTGTTCCTGCCGCCGATGAGCGCCGAGTTCGGCTGGGGGCGTGAAGTGTTCGCCTTCGCCATCGCCCTGCAGAACCTCGTCTGGGGCTTGGCGCAACCTGTCACCGGGGCACTGGCCGACCGCTTCGGCGCGCGCAAGGCGATCATCGTCGGTGGCGTGCTCTATGTCCTCGGGCTGTTGTGCATGGGCATGGCCAACTCGCCGCTGTCCCTGTCGCTGAGTGCCGGCCTGCTGATCGGCATAGGCCTGTCCGGTACCTCGTTCTCGGTGATTCTCGGTGTGGTCGGCCGCGCCGTGCCGGTGGAGAAGCGCAGCATGGCCATGGGCATCGCTGCGGCGGCTGGCTCCTTCGGTCAGTTTGCCATGCTGCCGGGCTCGCTCGGGCTGATCGGCTGGCTGGGCTGGTCGTCGGCGCTGCTGGCGCTAGGGCTGCTGGTGGCGCTGATCCTGCCGTTGGCGGCGATGATCAATGAGGCGCCCGCGCCAGTCAGTAACCTGCCGCAGCAGACCTTGCTCGAAGCCCTGCGCGAGGCGGCTGGGCACTCCGGCTTCTGGCTGCTGGCGCTGGGCTTTTTCGTTTGCGGTTTCCAGGTGGTGTTCGTCGCCGTGCACCTGCCAGCCTATCTGGTCGATCATCATCTGCCGGCCATCACCGGCACCACGGTGCTGGCGCTGGTGGGGCTGTTCAATATCTTCGGCACCTACTTCGCCGGCTGGCTCGGCGGGCGCATGGCCAAACCGCGTCTGCTCAGCGCCCTGTATCTGCTGCGTGGGGTGGTGATCAGCCTGTTTCTGCTGGCGCCGCTGACGCAATGGAGCGCCTACCTGTTCGGTATCGCCATGGGCCTGCTGTGGCTGTCCACCGTGCCGCTGACCAACGGCACGGTGGCCACGCTGTTCGGCGTGCGCAACCTGTCCATGCTCGGTGGCATAGTCTTCCTGTTCCATCAGCTTGGCTCCTTCCTCGGCGGCTGGCTGGGCGGCTACCTGTATGACCACACCGGCAGCTACGACCTGGTATGGCAGATCGCCGTCGGCCTGAGCCTGATGGCCGCCGCGCTCAACTGGCCGGTGCGCGAGGTACCGGTTGCGCGTCTGCAGGGGGCGCCGGCGTGA
- a CDS encoding glutathione peroxidase has product MSFRRFACSLLLSCLALPALASECPTLLQGELPKLRAKGESIELCQFAGKPLVVVNTASFCGFTPQFKGLEALYQRYKDQGLEVLGVPSDDFRQESADSKETATVCYVNYGVTFAMTEPQPVSGDDAIPLFKGLAEQSRVPRWNFFKYVVDRQGKVVASFSSLTKPDDPDLIKAVEQAIASRP; this is encoded by the coding sequence ATGTCGTTTCGCCGTTTTGCCTGCTCCCTGTTGTTGTCTTGCCTGGCACTGCCGGCGCTGGCCAGCGAATGCCCGACCCTGCTCCAGGGGGAACTGCCCAAACTGCGCGCCAAGGGCGAGAGCATCGAACTCTGCCAATTCGCCGGCAAGCCGCTGGTGGTGGTCAACACGGCCAGCTTCTGCGGATTCACGCCGCAGTTCAAAGGGCTCGAGGCGCTGTACCAGCGTTACAAGGATCAGGGGTTGGAGGTGCTTGGAGTGCCCTCCGACGATTTCCGCCAGGAGTCGGCTGACAGCAAGGAGACGGCCACCGTCTGCTACGTCAATTACGGCGTGACCTTCGCCATGACCGAGCCGCAGCCTGTTTCGGGCGACGATGCCATTCCCCTGTTCAAGGGCCTGGCCGAGCAGAGCCGCGTGCCGCGCTGGAACTTCTTCAAGTACGTGGTCGACCGCCAGGGCAAGGTGGTGGCGAGCTTCTCCAGCCTGACCAAGCCGGATGATCCGGACTTGATCAAGGCGGTGGAGCAGGCGATTGCCAGCCGGCCTTGA
- a CDS encoding OmpP1/FadL family transporter, whose translation MNKHLLKTSLTLALAAISGQSFASGFALNEQSISSMGTAFAGRSSAAGDASTVFGNPAGMARIKRDEINFGAAVIHAKSDISDASGRNPLGGAINGSNDGDMVPNTGVPMGYYVKPLDDKVAFGLGVYAPFGLMTDYESGFQGRYQSDKSYVRVITVQPTLSYRFNDQLSVGFGPTFNHIEGELTSSLFTPLGDGKVKVKGDDTAVGFNAGVLYEFSPRTRVGVTYRSRVKYELEGDTKVEAPALLGIAGKYDANLDLTTPESVDMSITHQLDDAWTLYAGSTWTRWSRFKEIRVRNEASTLPANLNTIVEEQNWHDTWAHAIGLAYKVNPQWTLRTGIAVDQSPINNTDRSPRVPSGDRRIFSLGAGWSPNADMTIDVAYSYLKEEPVDVNRSSASRGSYNASYKNSAHGLGASLTYRF comes from the coding sequence ATGAACAAGCACCTGCTCAAGACCAGCCTGACCCTTGCCCTGGCAGCCATCTCCGGCCAGAGCTTCGCCTCTGGCTTCGCGCTCAACGAACAGAGCATCAGCTCCATGGGTACCGCCTTCGCCGGCCGCTCATCGGCAGCCGGCGATGCCAGCACGGTCTTCGGCAACCCGGCCGGCATGGCCCGCATCAAACGCGACGAGATCAACTTCGGTGCCGCCGTTATCCACGCCAAGAGCGATATCAGCGATGCCAGCGGTAGAAATCCCCTGGGCGGGGCCATCAATGGCAGCAACGATGGTGACATGGTGCCGAACACCGGTGTGCCCATGGGCTACTACGTCAAGCCGCTGGACGACAAGGTCGCCTTCGGCCTGGGCGTCTACGCGCCTTTCGGCCTGATGACCGATTACGAGAGCGGCTTTCAGGGCCGTTACCAGTCGGACAAGAGCTATGTGCGAGTGATCACCGTGCAGCCCACCCTCAGCTATCGTTTCAACGATCAGCTATCGGTCGGCTTCGGTCCCACCTTCAACCATATCGAGGGTGAACTGACTTCGTCGCTGTTCACCCCGCTGGGCGATGGCAAGGTCAAGGTCAAGGGCGACGACACCGCCGTCGGCTTCAACGCCGGTGTGCTCTACGAATTCAGCCCACGCACACGGGTCGGCGTGACTTACCGTTCGCGGGTCAAGTACGAGCTCGAGGGTGACACCAAGGTGGAAGCGCCCGCCCTGCTCGGCATCGCCGGCAAGTACGACGCCAACCTCGACCTCACCACCCCCGAGTCGGTGGACATGTCCATCACCCACCAGCTCGACGACGCCTGGACGCTCTACGCCGGCAGCACCTGGACACGCTGGAGCCGCTTCAAGGAAATCCGCGTGCGCAACGAAGCCAGCACCCTGCCGGCCAACCTCAACACCATAGTCGAGGAACAGAACTGGCACGATACCTGGGCACACGCCATCGGCCTGGCCTACAAGGTCAACCCGCAGTGGACGCTGCGTACCGGTATCGCCGTGGATCAATCTCCAATCAACAACACCGACCGCTCGCCGCGCGTACCCTCCGGTGACCGGCGCATCTTCAGCCTGGGCGCCGGCTGGAGCCCGAACGCGGACATGACCATCGATGTGGCCTATTCCTACCTGAAGGAAGAGCCGGTGGACGTCAACCGCAGCAGCGCCAGCCGTGGCAGCTACAACGCCAGCTACAAGAACAGCGCTCATGGCCTGGGGGCGTCGTTGACCTACAGGTTCTGA
- a CDS encoding sulfurtransferase: MSLAQLIEPQALASRLHAPDLVLLDCRFALEDPTYGRRSYLDGHIPGAHFLDLEQDLSAPVIKGVTGRHPLPDPSTLVERLRLCGLRADSQVVLYDDGAGAFAARAWWLLLWLGKRDGIYLLDGGLKAWREAGQALTTERAENAPGDFAAQPDPSLLLSAEQLARRLHDADLTLLDARALPRFRGEVEPLDPVAGHIPGAQCAAFTDNLGSDGRFLPREQLRARFDALRGERPLERLVAYCGSGVTACHNLFAMSLAGYPLAPLYAGSWSEWITDPQRPVATGD; the protein is encoded by the coding sequence ATGTCCCTCGCTCAATTGATCGAACCACAAGCGCTGGCCTCGCGCCTGCACGCCCCCGACCTGGTACTGCTGGACTGCCGCTTCGCCCTCGAAGACCCCACCTATGGCCGCCGCAGTTACCTGGACGGGCACATTCCCGGCGCCCATTTCCTCGACCTGGAGCAGGATCTTTCCGCCCCGGTGATCAAAGGCGTCACTGGCCGCCATCCCCTGCCCGATCCCAGCACTCTGGTAGAACGCCTGCGCCTCTGCGGCCTGCGCGCCGATAGCCAGGTGGTGCTCTACGACGACGGCGCCGGCGCCTTCGCTGCCCGCGCCTGGTGGCTGCTGCTGTGGCTGGGCAAACGTGACGGCATTTACCTGCTCGATGGAGGCCTCAAGGCCTGGCGCGAAGCCGGCCAGGCCCTGACCACGGAACGTGCGGAGAACGCGCCCGGCGATTTCGCCGCGCAGCCTGACCCCAGCCTGCTGCTGAGCGCCGAGCAACTGGCGCGGCGCCTGCACGACGCCGACCTCACCCTGCTCGATGCCCGCGCCTTGCCACGCTTTCGTGGCGAGGTCGAGCCACTCGACCCAGTGGCCGGGCATATTCCCGGTGCGCAATGCGCGGCTTTCACCGATAACCTCGGCAGCGATGGCCGCTTCCTGCCCCGCGAACAGTTGCGCGCGCGTTTCGACGCCCTGCGCGGCGAGCGCCCGCTCGAGAGGCTGGTGGCCTACTGTGGCTCCGGGGTCACGGCCTGTCACAACCTGTTCGCCATGAGCCTGGCTGGCTATCCCCTGGCGCCACTCTATGCCGGCTCCTGGAGCGAATGGATCACCGACCCGCAACGCCCCGTGGCCACCGGCGACTGA
- the gdhA gene encoding NADP-specific glutamate dehydrogenase: protein MSLSVDSFLSRLKQRDPDQPEFHQAVEEVVRSLWPFLDANPRYREAGILERMVEPERAILFRVPWVDDRGQVQVNRGYRIQMSSAIGPYKGGLRFHPSVNLGVLKFLAFEQVFKNSLTSLPMGGGKGGADFDPKGRSEGEVMRFCQSFMTELYRHIGADLDVPAGDIGVGGREIGYLFGQYKRLSNQFTSVLTGKGLSYGGSLIRPEATGYGCVYFAQEMLKRIAQDFEGKRVAISGSGNVAQYAAQKVMELGGRVISLSDSEGTLYAEGGLSDEQWQYLMELKNVRRGRLREMAEHFGLQFLAGQRPWGLACDIALPCATQNELDGDDARALLKNGCICVAEGANMPSTLEAVDLFVEAGICYAPGKASNAGGVATSGLEMSQNAMRLHWSAGEVDERLHGIMQNIHHACVHHGEENGRINYVKGANIAGFVKVADAMLAQGVV from the coding sequence ATGTCGTTGTCCGTCGATTCTTTCCTGTCGCGCCTCAAGCAGCGCGACCCCGATCAGCCCGAGTTCCATCAGGCCGTGGAAGAGGTGGTGCGCAGCCTGTGGCCCTTCCTCGACGCCAATCCGCGTTACCGCGAAGCCGGCATCCTCGAACGCATGGTCGAGCCCGAGCGCGCCATTCTGTTCCGCGTGCCCTGGGTCGACGACCGTGGCCAGGTACAGGTCAATCGCGGCTATCGAATTCAGATGAGCAGCGCCATCGGCCCGTACAAGGGCGGTCTGCGTTTCCACCCCTCGGTGAACCTCGGGGTGCTCAAATTCCTCGCCTTCGAGCAGGTGTTCAAGAATTCCCTGACCTCGTTGCCCATGGGTGGCGGCAAAGGCGGTGCGGACTTCGATCCCAAGGGCAGGAGCGAAGGCGAGGTGATGCGCTTCTGCCAATCGTTCATGACCGAACTGTATCGCCATATCGGTGCCGATCTGGACGTGCCGGCCGGTGACATCGGTGTCGGTGGCCGCGAGATTGGCTACCTGTTCGGCCAGTACAAGCGCCTGTCCAATCAGTTCACCTCGGTGCTGACCGGCAAGGGGCTGAGCTATGGCGGTAGCCTGATCCGCCCGGAAGCCACCGGTTATGGCTGCGTGTACTTCGCCCAGGAAATGCTCAAGCGCATCGCTCAGGACTTCGAGGGCAAGCGTGTAGCCATTTCCGGTTCCGGCAACGTCGCCCAGTACGCGGCGCAGAAGGTCATGGAGCTGGGCGGGCGGGTGATCTCGCTGTCTGACTCCGAGGGCACCTTGTATGCCGAGGGCGGCCTCAGCGACGAGCAGTGGCAGTACCTGATGGAGTTGAAGAACGTGCGTCGCGGCCGCCTGCGCGAGATGGCCGAGCACTTCGGCCTGCAGTTCCTCGCCGGGCAGCGCCCCTGGGGCTTGGCCTGCGATATCGCCTTGCCCTGTGCGACGCAGAACGAACTGGATGGCGATGACGCTCGCGCATTGCTGAAGAACGGCTGCATCTGCGTGGCCGAGGGCGCCAACATGCCCTCGACCCTGGAAGCGGTGGATCTGTTCGTCGAGGCCGGCATCTGCTACGCGCCGGGCAAGGCGTCCAACGCCGGAGGCGTGGCCACCAGCGGCCTGGAAATGAGCCAGAACGCCATGCGCCTGCACTGGAGCGCCGGAGAGGTGGACGAACGCCTGCATGGCATCATGCAGAACATCCATCATGCCTGCGTGCACCATGGCGAGGAGAATGGCCGCATCAACTACGTCAAGGGTGCCAACATCGCCGGCTTCGTCAAGGTCGCTGATGCCATGCTGGCGCAGGGCGTGGTCTGA
- a CDS encoding SMP-30/gluconolactonase/LRE family protein, with protein MLKKLLALVVVLLAAAAGYLAITPSPIDPLPWDAAPAPAMTGLLEPNDTLMKAELLARGKIHGPEDTAVDAEGRVYAGLQDGRIVRVLADDSVETFADTGGRPLGMDFDADGKLIVADAYKGLLSVDKAGKIKVLSTEADGLPFAFTDDLDIASDGTIYFSDASSRFQQPDYLLDLLEARPHGRLLAYDPATGQTRVLLKDLYFANGVALSAAEDFVLVNETYRYRITRYWLKGDKAGQHDIFIDNLPGLPDNLQGDRKGTFWVALPSPRKADADFLHRHPWLKAQIAKLPRFLWPKPLDYGLVIALNEQGEILRSLHDTSGSHLRLITSVKPVGDYLYFGSLDNDRIGRLELH; from the coding sequence ATGCTGAAGAAACTGCTTGCCCTGGTGGTCGTACTACTGGCCGCTGCCGCCGGTTACCTGGCCATTACCCCCAGCCCGATCGACCCGCTGCCTTGGGACGCCGCGCCCGCGCCGGCCATGACCGGCCTACTGGAACCCAACGACACCCTGATGAAGGCCGAACTGCTGGCCCGCGGCAAGATCCACGGCCCGGAAGACACCGCCGTCGACGCCGAAGGGCGCGTCTATGCCGGCCTGCAGGACGGGCGCATCGTCCGGGTGCTGGCGGACGACAGTGTGGAAACCTTCGCCGACACTGGCGGCCGCCCCCTGGGCATGGACTTCGATGCAGACGGCAAGCTGATCGTCGCCGACGCCTACAAGGGCCTGCTGAGCGTGGACAAGGCTGGCAAGATCAAGGTGCTCAGCACCGAGGCCGACGGCCTGCCTTTCGCCTTCACCGATGATCTGGACATCGCCAGCGACGGCACCATCTACTTCAGCGATGCCTCCTCACGCTTCCAGCAGCCCGACTACCTGCTCGATCTGCTCGAAGCCCGCCCCCATGGCCGCCTGCTGGCCTACGATCCGGCCACGGGACAGACCCGCGTGCTGCTCAAGGATCTGTACTTCGCCAACGGCGTGGCGCTGTCGGCAGCCGAAGACTTCGTGCTGGTCAACGAGACCTACCGCTACCGCATCACCCGTTACTGGCTCAAGGGCGACAAGGCCGGCCAGCACGACATCTTCATCGACAACCTGCCGGGCCTGCCGGACAACCTGCAGGGTGATCGCAAGGGCACCTTCTGGGTCGCCCTGCCCTCGCCGCGCAAGGCCGATGCCGACTTCCTGCATCGCCACCCCTGGCTCAAGGCGCAGATCGCCAAGCTGCCGCGCTTCCTGTGGCCCAAGCCGCTCGACTATGGCCTGGTCATCGCGCTCAACGAACAGGGCGAGATCCTGCGCAGCCTGCACGACACCAGCGGCAGCCACCTGCGCCTGATCACCTCGGTCAAACCGGTCGGGGATTATCTGTACTTCGGCAGTCTGGACAACGACCGCATCGGCCGGCTCGAACTGCACTGA
- the rnd gene encoding ribonuclease D translates to MANDIHWIRDNASLAKLCAAWQTLPFIALDTEFMRVDTFYPLAGLVQVSGGDGAWLIDPLCIEDWSPFAALLRAPNVVKVLHSCSEDLEVFLRLTGSLPAPLFDTQVAAGYLNLGFSMGYSRLVLRLLDIELPKGETRSDWLQRPLSELQVRYAAEDVSHLVEVYRELMARLAPQKVEWILEDGAELVANLGREIDPDEAWREAKLAWKLSRQQQAVLRALCAWRERQARARNQPRNRVLREHSLWPLARTQPDNLVALARIEDMHPKTVRQDGETLLALIREAAALPPEQWPEALPEPLPVEASALLKKLRAVGQREGERLDIAPELMLRKKSLEALLKSGYPNGPYQLPDSLRGWRRELMGQALLECLADEGESA, encoded by the coding sequence GTGGCTAACGATATTCACTGGATCCGCGACAACGCCAGCCTGGCCAAGCTCTGCGCCGCCTGGCAGACCTTGCCCTTCATCGCGCTGGACACCGAGTTCATGCGCGTCGACACCTTCTACCCCCTCGCCGGCCTGGTGCAGGTCAGTGGCGGCGATGGTGCCTGGCTGATCGATCCGCTGTGCATCGAAGATTGGAGCCCCTTCGCTGCTCTGTTGCGCGCGCCGAATGTGGTCAAGGTGCTGCATTCCTGCAGCGAGGATCTGGAGGTCTTCCTGCGCCTGACCGGTAGCCTGCCGGCACCGCTGTTCGACACACAGGTCGCGGCCGGTTATCTCAATCTGGGTTTTTCCATGGGCTATTCGCGCCTGGTGCTGCGCTTGCTCGACATCGAGCTGCCCAAGGGCGAGACTCGTTCCGACTGGCTGCAGCGCCCGTTGTCCGAGCTGCAGGTGCGCTACGCCGCCGAAGACGTGTCGCATCTGGTGGAGGTGTATCGCGAGTTGATGGCCCGCCTGGCGCCGCAGAAGGTGGAATGGATTCTCGAAGACGGCGCTGAACTGGTGGCCAACCTGGGCCGCGAGATCGACCCCGACGAGGCCTGGCGCGAGGCCAAGCTGGCCTGGAAACTGTCGCGTCAGCAGCAGGCCGTGCTGCGTGCCCTATGTGCCTGGCGCGAGCGCCAGGCACGAGCGCGCAACCAGCCGCGCAACCGTGTGCTGCGCGAGCATTCGCTGTGGCCGCTGGCACGCACTCAGCCGGACAACCTGGTGGCGCTGGCACGCATCGAGGACATGCATCCGAAAACCGTGCGCCAGGATGGCGAAACCCTGTTGGCGCTGATCCGCGAGGCGGCCGCGCTGCCCCCCGAGCAATGGCCCGAGGCGCTGCCCGAGCCACTGCCGGTGGAGGCCTCTGCCCTGTTGAAGAAACTGCGCGCCGTCGGCCAGCGTGAGGGCGAACGCCTGGACATCGCCCCCGAGCTGATGCTGCGCAAGAAAAGCCTGGAGGCGCTGCTGAAAAGT